atttttatagcgacaacttttacgcacgcgacgatgcccaatatgtatagctctcagactttggagacactaagcaggcatcctaaaaactgcggccctccagatgttgtaaaactacaattcccaccatgccctgctgatggctgtaggttgtctgggcatgctgggagttatagttttacaacatctggagggctgcagtttgaggatgccttctctaaaacaaatttttttttttttgggggggggaaattgtttccgtgtctccaaagtctgagagccatagttttttatgttctctagtggactgttggggattataaaaatgtagtactccatggaagtgtgatactccctgaagcaatcgataacgcagaggcccggatgatcggggcaagtgtcgcactgagtggtggtgtccttccgtatccccctcttgtgacacactctgcatcttttttgggttcatcccttctttccagtatgggggaccacacctggaaagtgttggccagggacgatccgggcgcctccagttaccaaggtactccggcctgctctttcccggtccgaaaagatcagggccttgaggactgcctcatagaattggaggaatgtccctgtgctgccagcacttcgggatagtacaaaaaagttgtacatggcaacctgcaccaagtagaccgcaacttttttgtaccatgcccgggttttgcgcatggcattatatggtttgaggacttgatcagagagatctaCTCCTCccatacaatcgggcttgaggactgttgccgcggtacctcgcacagagacgggggtggtgctgttaccgtggattgtggacagcataaggacatccctcttgtccttatacctgaccagcaacaggtttccactggtaagtgcacccctggggataggtacctggagggagtgggcagggaggccgcattgatttgtcctcacggtcccacaagcgaacgtggatctggcggcaagggacctgaacaagggaatgctggtataaaagttatccacgtacaagtggtaacccttatccagcagtgggtacataaggtcccacacgagtttcccgctaacacccagagtggggggacattctgggggttgaatacgggaatctcgcccttcgtacacacgaaatttgcaagtgtaccctgaggtactctcacaaattttgtatagcttcacgccataccttgcctgctttttgggaatgtattggcggaaactgagtctccccttgaacgcaatgagagactcatcaaccgcgacctcccttccaagtACATAGGCCtgttcaaatttggccccaaagtgatcgatgaccggccgtattttatacagacggtcataggcaggatcacctcgcggtggacatgctgcattatcggaataatgcagacatttccggatggcctggTGGTGGGGAGctagtggcaggggggggtctggggtctgaaagatggaacaaagaaagtttaggataaaagttcttttttttttttttttttcctaactaactttttccttctttccctgcttaatggtgcctctccctcactgaccctaacctacctggatggcgatgggtgcaggagggtgatggatggcgattaggggcgactcaggagctggtgctgaacggtgctgcacggtgctcgtgcagaacaggaagaggaggggagaaaggagcgcaggaagtttgaatctcgcgcctctctcccctgcaccaatcagcaccctggacagcggcgttcagcaccagggccagcaccgcctctccaaatgcacagactgtgattggtggtgtgtaatcacgccaccgatcacagtctttttccggttcatcgggtcaccggagacctgaatggaccggaaacgctgaaaaccgcaggtctgaattgacctgcagttttctgcgatcgccgatacggggggtcaaatgaccccccccccccccgcgttgtTACAGGATGGCGGTgctggcatcccgttccgattaacccccgcggcgccggaatcacgaattaaagccatgacataccggtacgtcatgggtccttaaggactcgggaaacatgccgtactggtacgtcatgcgtccctaaggggttaagattgCTCCAAGTAGTGCAGGATGCTAAGCAGAAGAAAACAATAAACAGTTAAATGGAACCTGTAGCATGGAACATGGTGTTTGATCTGCAGGCAgcacgttatagagcaggaggagctgagcagattgatatatagttttgtgggaaaagatttagtataacTTCTAATTTActaatttaaattcctgctcattcagaGCTTTGAAGTTCAGGAGgcggttctatcagtgattgaactcaaggaggcggtcctattagtgattgaagtccaggaggcggtcctatcagtgattgacagccttccctctatgaccgtGCATACATAGATAccagtcaatcactgataggaccgcctcctggacttcaatcactgataggaccgcctagaGAACATTAACAACAGATTTCATGATTTTGGgataaaaaactaattttattcttTCAGGGCAAAGTTTAGTTAAAAAGTGAACCTTAGCACTTGAGAACCTATGCCACTGAAGGACAATTAGGGTGGAGCTAGCCTTTATTGACTCCATGGATGTGTAATTTCTGATTGACAGCTACCTTGGATGTCAAACCTTAAGTGGACTGGTGACAGGTCTATAGGAAGGTCTATAAGAAGCAATCATAGGGACCCACGGGGAAAACTGCCAAATGGTCAGCATCCCATGGTCAACATCCACATCATCATTGCCGAGTCAAAAGAGTCCAACTAGTGGCACTGGCAACTAGGTAACGAAAAACAGCAGGTGGAAATTTAGATGAGTACCAGTACCACCCTTTTGTCTGTCCCTCCACAATTACAGTTGTACTAGGCTACATAGGCTAAAGTAAAACATTCTCAGTAGAAGATTATTGGTAGCATATTACATGTAAGGGATGCTGAGAGCAGGATTGTATGGTTTAACTATGACGAAGCACAGTTCATTAAAAGTTCATTAAAATGTGAAAAGtaactcagtaaaaaaaaaaaattgccaatccATCCTTGAGAAGAGGATTATGACTGTTACTTATTATGCCGTAATCTAAATACTTGCTTCTTGTGCCAGGCCTCCCTCTTAATctggattgacaggaccaggtttcTGCATTGTCATCTGACCTGATCCTGTAGCTCAAGAAGGAGAGGTAAggactggcagaggaagaaggaagagcaagggtgcacaTGGAGTCAAAAAAGTATGTTTTCTATAGATTGAAGCAACAGATTGATAAGTGAAAGGTAGCATTTCATTAATCTAAGCCAGCGCTAAAAGTAATACTGTAGGGGTAGATTTATCGAGACCGCTATGTTATTGGTGAAAATGACAACTGAAATCTAGTCCAGCTAGAAACGGAAGTGGATTTTGGTCTAGGCGCATGGACTGCCAAAGGATGCGTCTAATTTATGATAAGGCCTGTTTCTCATCATAAATTACCGTAATTTTTCTCTCTCTAAAATGCACGTGACCATAAGAAGCACCTAGATTTAAgagaggaagtctattccacagaatcacagttcttacagtaaagaagttttgatgcttctggagactgaacttttcctTCCCCAGTCGggggcagtgcccccttgtcttttgagggcatttgacatttgacagtttttcaccgtatttttttgtatggcccatgtatatatttgtataggttaatcatgtcccccccccccccttagacgtGTCTTCTCAAGActgaataaatgtaattattttaatctttcttcataactaagaccctccatgccccttatcagtttagtcactctcctctgtactttttccagctgcagagcgtcctttttatggactggtgcccagaacttaactgcttattccagatgaggctgcaccaacgctttataaagtggtagtattacatccctgccccgcgagtccatgcctcgttaatgcatgacaatatcctggtggccttagaagcagctgattgacattgtgtgctgtaatttaatctaccatctacaaggacacccaaatccttcgctataagtgactctcccagttttaAATCACCTAGGTAGGACATATGAAGCTaacagattattactaccaagatggaTAACATTACATTTAtcaacattgaacctcatttgccaagttaatGCCTaatcactcagtgttcaagtcagcttgtattttatggacatcttccatagactgcacagtactacaaagctagtgtcatctgcaaaaaaaaaatatggggctattaatcccgtcctcgatatcattaataaataaattaaataatagaggacccagcactaaaccttggggtacaccacttataaccccggaataggaatcattgaccacaactctctggacacagtcATTCAgctagttttcaatccaattacaaactatactttccaagcctataggtctataattacctgtgaagaaCCTAGATCCTTTATGAAATATggacaccacatttgccttgtaccaatcacttggcactgtaccagtacctagaaaagctttaaaaattataaatggggcaaagcaatgactgaactgagctttttaagaactcttgggtgtaatccatctggacccggagccttgttcacatttacgttatttaacttagcttggaccatatctacagttagctaattgagtatattactggatgtactaacagccccagcaccacaaagATCAGTTttgttctcttcttttgtatatacagagctaaaaacccATTTAGTAACTCTCTTCTTCACCCGATAAcagacccctaatcttcatcagaccccaggcttcatcagtcctcagatcagacAGAAAAGAAATAAAACAAGTTACCCCTCCTACTCCAGACGGTACCGCCACTTTAGCACGATCTTTCTGCAGTGCTGCACTGTAACCTGATGTTACACAGTGTCAGGTCACAGTGTGTGCcacgtcctgatgctgtatgaTGTCAGGACAAAGAGCAGGTGTgggcagaagaccagggagcagtgagtaataCCAGTGCTAGAAGTGCTATACTCACAATTCCATGTGCAGGGGCTATCAAAAACCAAGTAAAaggctttttccttttttttttttataaatgttcccccctcccccaatgtgTAAGATACCAGTACTCATTGCTTCCAACTTCAAAGAAGAATTTTGACTTATaaggagccacttccacaagttGGCGCTAGTCAGAtggttctcttttcttgggagaaGCCTCTTTGCTTATACTTATTCCATGgaacattgccaataagtctccatgaTATGAAGCACTTCCAGTAAGTCCTACATAGCTGGTTTCTTTAAGAAGACCTAGCACCCTGCCTAAGTTGTATAGATTCCAACACAATAGAACATATAGTCATCTTGTTAGTGTATACTTACCTACGCAATAGATTTTCATTGATTTAAGAGAGGCTCTCCAGAACTAATTCACAGGTCTTTGGTGAGTATAATACTTCTAGAGCATCTCTGCAGATCGCGTTACTGCAGCtattctaaacctgcctgtaatgataaggagatatcacctgtgtgtacagataagataggatccaccattcacaataggtgattgtcacatcTTTTCTATTCTTTCCTTATACAATGACCTCTACACGGGTCACAGTACATGCCTAGAAagctctcctatagaagtcaatgaggtcccctactgaacattgtgtctatggcccatggggctgccgtaaagaattttttttaatgctctgtaaatgctgttaagaacagcacaggcaagatggccgccgctataatcatgttcaggaaataaataaatctgcaatcagaaaataaaatcagattagaaaaaagctAATGTGCTGCTatatggttttaactggcagataaaaatttgtgacacatttcctttatgaTCTAAAGGTACAATTCCGAGTATAGAACCTGTATACTTACATCACTTAAGTAACTGTATTTTCCTTTAAGGATCAGCCGGTAAAGTCTGGTTCGGTTTTCATCTTCAAAGGGCATAGATCCACTTAGTAAAATGTAAGTAATGACTCCAAGAGCCCACATGTCCACTGCATTACTATAAGGTTTTCTCAGAATAATCTCAGGTGCAATGTATTCAGGAGTCCCACATATGGTCCTCATCGACCAGTCCCCTCCTTTGTTACCAGAGTTTGCCAAGCCAAAGTCAGTGACCAATATCTTGGAGTCAGCTCCGGGGTGGTAATAAAGAAGATTTTCTGGTTTTAGATCTCTGTGTGTGATTCCAAGTCCATGGAGGTAGTTTATACCATCTAAAACCATCTGGAGCACCTTGGTTGCATCTCGTTCAGTAAAGGATCCTTTAGCAATAATTCTGTCAAACAGTTCTCCACCTGTGGCTAGTTCCATCACCATATACACTCGGTCGTGAGCCTCAAACACTTCAATGAGCTGGATGATGTTATGGTGGCTGACTCTTCGGAGGATGTTAAGCTCTGACTCGCAGACTTCCTTGCCTTCTTTCGCTCTTGTTTCAATCATTTTGATGGCAAATGGTTGACGTGTAGCTCTATGTTCAACTCTTACCACTCTGCTGAAACTTCCCCTTCCAATAAGAGCCTTGATATCGTATCTAAAAGAAGAAACAACTAATCAGAACCAAAAATGCTAACTATTAGCTCATGCATCAAGTGCCCTGTAAATTCTCTATTCAGTATTTCAAATGGAATCCAGCTGGCTGTTACCAGCAATCTAGTACATATAATTTATGCACATGCATTATCACTATAGAACAAGCCAAGGAGGATATTATGGTCTGAACTCATTTTGAACTACCTTAGAATTGTTGTAAATTAGGGCTTCTTGTGAATTTTTTTACTGTGGTCTTACCAGCCTGAACATGGTGATTCCTTGGTCTCATTCACACACTGCCAAAAAATTTCCATACCAAATTCGCCACATAACGTCACATGCCATTAATTACAAATGGTCCGGAGGACCAATGATTGTCTTTTAGTTACATGTGCTACTAGCATCACATCctaaaatgtaacatttatttGCTATCATAAAATAATTTACTCTAACTTAAATGTGATTTAAAACTATCAGCCGTGCTACCGAAATGACTACTACTTGCCCTATAGAAAGTGCTAGCACTGTTTGTTCACAGTCCACCATTAGCAAGGAGGCTGTAGTGCAgtgtatgtctgtatttctatTAACTAGAACTCTTCAAGACTAAACAATTATCGCCATGCAGTCAGATCGAAGGTGCGCATGGTGTTTAAAAACATTTCACAAGATGCCCCCGTCATGTTTCGCCAACTCATTGGTGACATCATAACAGGGAAGTTTTAAAGTCTGGTTCCCGCCCCCTCCCTCACTAGCAGACTGCCCgcaacccctgaagacgccaataATTTGGCGAAACGTGTCGGTAAGTGTATGTTTGCACAGCAGAATTTTCCCCTGGATAAATCCACCATGGAATCTGCGGCAGAAACTCAAAGCTAAAAtatagagaggctgagcactctccaaaTGGACCACACAGGGAATGATTCAAAAATACTAATGTtaatatttatattaatatttattacaccaatTTGTAGATCAAATTCAGATAAACAATATCACAAAAAACACAAtaagtaataaaatatttaatattaaaaatattcgATTAAGAACAGCATCATAAATAAATAGCTGGATATACAATGGCATGCAAAGGGTACTTAATACAACTTAGGTAAATGAATATGTCCTGATAGAATAAAACATTGCTAACAGTTCGATGTTAGATGATCGACGGTATGAAAATCGAAGATTAGTTTATATCGAATAGATATTCTAATGTTCGAATGAATGTCCGGACTAAAATTCAATATTTTCTTTCGATTATACTTTTCGATTATACCCACATGTTCGATCAGTATCCCCtatatggcaaaatgaaaatcaCACTTGCAATTGCCGTCTGACTAGAgcaca
This sequence is a window from Bufo gargarizans isolate SCDJY-AF-19 chromosome 5, ASM1485885v1, whole genome shotgun sequence. Protein-coding genes within it:
- the LOC122938688 gene encoding serine/threonine-protein kinase H1-like, which translates into the protein MGCVVSSKVLPETLEPPLKKNPYYVKWISAMVPVQFNCAEPVKCKAEFWGLQEEPKRDRDIEEKKNQVARYRAKFDPRVTARYDIKALIGRGSFSRVVRVEHRATRQPFAIKMIETRAKEGKEVCESELNILRRVSHHNIIQLIEVFEAHDRVYMVMELATGGELFDRIIAKGSFTERDATKVLQMVLDGINYLHGLGITHRDLKPENLLYYHPGADSKILVTDFGLANSGNKGGDWSMRTICGTPEYIAPEIILRKPYSNAVDMWALGVITYILLSGSMPFEDENRTRLYRLILKGKYSYLSDPWPSVSNLAKDFIDRLLTVDAKDRLSASDAIQHLWIKTMAASSSMKNLHRSISQNLRRRVSSRCQSTMSEQSMKSGNSNKSRRMKEIMERNMRYHAHVVSHEVSH